In one Bacillus thuringiensis genomic region, the following are encoded:
- a CDS encoding saccharopine dehydrogenase family protein: MKVFCLGGAGKICREAILDLVQFSSFETITVADFNEVEGRKVVEWLNDPRVDFVKVDVTNHEDTVAKMIGYDIVMDGTTIKLNGLSTRCIAEAGCHGVNLNGFGEENESHAIFVQNEKTCLPGFGMTPGVTQMMAMHAANQLDTVESVRVSHGSYRPIAFSASITETTTYEYDPHLPSRIVYEDGEFKQVLPFARPREIELPAPYGKATQYIIPHSETITLAKALENKGVKLIETRGTWPKQNMQLVRALYDYGILRNDQIEINGKEIGIMDCISQYLLQSKEGQETELYGYALHVEVIGMKNNEKQRHVLYHTHPLSDGSVVGWEKLRAYTRNVGIPFGIAAELIANGNVNRVGVVTPEEAFENPQLIFDELAKRGIHIHEEVATYKENYNFV, encoded by the coding sequence GTGAAAGTATTTTGCTTAGGTGGAGCAGGTAAAATTTGTCGCGAAGCTATTTTGGATTTAGTTCAATTTTCATCTTTTGAGACGATTACTGTAGCTGATTTTAACGAGGTAGAGGGCCGTAAAGTAGTAGAATGGCTCAACGACCCTCGTGTTGATTTTGTAAAAGTAGATGTAACGAATCACGAGGATACGGTTGCAAAAATGATTGGTTATGACATTGTAATGGACGGTACGACGATAAAACTAAACGGATTGTCGACTCGCTGTATTGCAGAAGCAGGCTGTCACGGTGTGAACTTAAATGGATTTGGTGAAGAAAATGAATCGCATGCTATATTTGTTCAAAATGAAAAAACATGTTTACCTGGATTTGGCATGACGCCAGGTGTAACGCAAATGATGGCAATGCATGCAGCAAATCAACTGGATACTGTAGAGTCCGTCCGTGTAAGTCACGGTTCGTATCGTCCGATTGCTTTTTCTGCTTCAATTACAGAGACAACGACATATGAATATGATCCACATTTACCATCGCGTATAGTGTATGAAGATGGTGAATTTAAGCAAGTACTTCCGTTTGCGCGTCCGAGAGAAATAGAATTGCCAGCGCCTTATGGTAAGGCAACGCAGTATATCATTCCGCATTCTGAAACGATTACGTTAGCAAAGGCACTAGAAAATAAAGGTGTCAAACTGATAGAGACGAGAGGAACTTGGCCAAAGCAAAATATGCAACTTGTACGTGCTTTATATGATTACGGCATATTGCGTAATGATCAGATTGAAATAAACGGGAAAGAAATAGGTATTATGGATTGTATTTCGCAGTATTTATTACAATCGAAAGAAGGACAAGAAACAGAGCTTTATGGATATGCACTTCATGTAGAAGTAATAGGTATGAAAAATAATGAGAAGCAAAGACATGTGTTATATCATACACACCCGTTATCTGATGGTTCTGTTGTAGGATGGGAAAAATTAAGAGCGTATACGAGAAACGTCGGTATTCCATTTGGGATTGCTGCAGAGTTAATTGCAAATGGAAATGTAAATAGGGTGGGTGTTGTTACGCCTGAAGAAGCCTTTGAAAATCCACAATTGATTTTTGATGAGCTAGCAAAGCGTGGTATTCATATTCATGAAGAAGTTGCTACTTACAAAGAAAATTATAACTTTGTATAA
- a CDS encoding DeoR/GlpR family DNA-binding transcription regulator — protein MSVVGEERKRTILEKVEFKGKVKVSELAREFAVSTETIRRYLEELDREKKLKKVYGGAVQLPGAGVEAPMLEREMLHIEEKKRIGYKAATFVEDGDVIAIDDGSTPLQMVPYLVHRKNLTIVTSSFPVATQLISSINKKMFHGEVLFIGGKVSPKHSRVSGSISQQVIQQFHFHKAFVSIDGLLPSFGVSSFELEKAKLSEAMMKLAEKTYILCDHTKVGVKGNYRIAAISRIQHVICDKKMPYSFEEELMKHNIQWTVC, from the coding sequence ATGTCTGTAGTAGGAGAAGAAAGAAAGCGAACCATTCTTGAAAAGGTAGAATTTAAAGGGAAAGTAAAGGTTTCAGAATTAGCGAGAGAATTTGCTGTATCAACAGAAACGATTCGTCGATATTTAGAAGAATTAGATCGTGAAAAGAAGCTGAAAAAAGTGTATGGTGGAGCTGTTCAACTTCCAGGCGCTGGAGTAGAGGCACCAATGTTAGAACGAGAGATGCTGCATATAGAAGAGAAGAAGAGAATTGGGTATAAAGCAGCAACGTTTGTGGAAGATGGAGATGTGATTGCAATTGATGACGGAAGTACACCACTTCAAATGGTGCCATATCTTGTACATCGTAAAAATTTAACGATTGTAACAAGTTCATTTCCAGTAGCGACACAATTAATTTCTTCTATTAATAAAAAGATGTTTCACGGTGAAGTTTTATTTATTGGTGGGAAAGTATCTCCAAAGCATTCACGCGTATCAGGATCTATTTCGCAGCAAGTCATCCAGCAATTCCATTTTCATAAAGCATTTGTTTCGATTGATGGATTATTACCTAGTTTTGGAGTTTCTAGTTTTGAATTGGAAAAGGCGAAACTGTCAGAGGCGATGATGAAATTAGCTGAGAAAACATATATTTTATGTGATCATACGAAGGTAGGCGTGAAAGGGAATTATCGTATAGCAGCAATTTCGCGTATTCAACACGTAATTTGTGATAAAAAAATGCCATATAGCTTTGAAGAAGAACTTATGAAGCATAATATTCAGTGGACAGTTTGTTAA